A section of the Devosia rhizoryzae genome encodes:
- a CDS encoding ABC transporter ATP-binding protein, with amino-acid sequence MSAHLVIEGLSAVSRRDGKPILRDVSLAVEAGSIHGLVGESGAGKSTISKIVLGIVSRGVVVTAGRVLLGGKDLLRMGEREKRMLIGSEVGLIPQDPLTALNPGRRIGDQLTDSLRMWKGLGQKAAWARALELLDHVAIREPARVMDQFPHHLSGGMRQRVLIAAAFAIEPKLLIADEPTTALDATVQKQVLQLLKRLQAEHGTSVVFVTHDLGVVAQICDAVTLLFQGKVMEQGAAAEIFNAPRHIYTRALLAASPRYDDPAAGLKPIDEAVIAACYEEVRHFDGAHHG; translated from the coding sequence ATGAGCGCGCATCTCGTCATCGAAGGCTTGAGCGCCGTATCGCGCCGGGATGGCAAGCCGATACTGCGCGATGTGTCGCTTGCGGTCGAAGCCGGCTCAATCCATGGCCTCGTTGGCGAAAGCGGCGCGGGCAAGTCGACGATCAGCAAGATCGTTCTCGGCATCGTTTCGCGTGGCGTAGTGGTCACGGCTGGGCGGGTGCTGCTGGGTGGCAAGGACCTGTTGCGCATGGGTGAGCGCGAAAAGCGCATGCTGATCGGGTCTGAGGTCGGGCTTATTCCGCAGGATCCGCTGACGGCGCTCAATCCAGGGCGTCGCATCGGCGACCAGCTGACCGATAGCCTGCGCATGTGGAAAGGGCTTGGCCAAAAAGCTGCATGGGCAAGGGCTCTTGAATTGCTCGACCATGTGGCCATTCGTGAACCGGCACGGGTCATGGATCAGTTCCCGCATCATCTTTCGGGTGGCATGCGCCAGCGCGTACTGATTGCGGCGGCTTTTGCGATTGAGCCCAAGCTCCTGATTGCCGACGAGCCGACGACGGCGCTGGACGCGACGGTGCAAAAGCAGGTGCTGCAACTGCTCAAGCGTTTGCAGGCCGAGCATGGCACTTCGGTCGTGTTCGTCACTCACGATCTTGGGGTAGTGGCGCAGATTTGCGACGCGGTGACCTTGCTGTTCCAGGGCAAGGTGATGGAGCAGGGGGCAGCGGCCGAGATCTTTAACGCGCCACGGCACATCTACACGCGAGCTCTTCTGGCAGCGAGTCCGCGCTATGATGACCCCGCTGCTGGGCTGAAGCCGATCGATGAGGCGGTGATAGCCGCGTGTTACGAGGAAGTCCGGCATTTCGATGGAGCCCATCATGGCTGA
- a CDS encoding ABC transporter permease, with product MADATLVIPAKRRRWPLLAVMLRDPKIVFGGGFILVLIVLALGADWIAPHDPLMQDLMLGSLPPAGMAGTEPGYWLGTDDLGRDVLSRFIHGTRTALTVAFIAATIAAVLGTVVGLLAGFFGGWVDAVVSRLIEIWMAFPAVLLSILIVAILGTGVHSVIFAIAIIDWTRFARVVRAETMAQKQADYVTAGQVLGFSRFGILIGEILPNVLWVVLGLFTLELGLAVVIEAILSFVGLSVSSDTPTWGGMIAQGRGIIYQAWWVFALPLAGLLATVLAFNQLGVGLRRSLDPVMQR from the coding sequence ATGGCTGATGCGACCCTTGTTATACCCGCCAAGAGGCGTCGCTGGCCGCTACTCGCCGTCATGTTGCGCGACCCGAAAATCGTTTTCGGCGGCGGCTTCATTCTGGTGCTGATTGTGCTCGCGCTGGGCGCGGACTGGATCGCGCCGCACGATCCGTTGATGCAGGATCTGATGCTCGGTTCGCTGCCGCCGGCCGGCATGGCCGGCACGGAGCCCGGCTATTGGCTGGGGACGGACGACCTCGGCCGCGATGTGCTGTCCCGCTTTATTCACGGCACGCGCACGGCGCTGACGGTGGCGTTTATCGCGGCGACCATTGCAGCGGTACTGGGGACGGTGGTCGGGCTGCTGGCCGGTTTCTTCGGCGGTTGGGTGGATGCGGTGGTCTCGCGGCTGATCGAGATCTGGATGGCGTTTCCTGCCGTCTTGCTCTCGATCCTGATAGTGGCGATCCTGGGCACGGGCGTACACTCGGTGATCTTTGCCATTGCCATTATCGACTGGACGCGGTTTGCGCGGGTGGTGCGGGCCGAAACCATGGCGCAGAAGCAGGCTGACTATGTAACGGCCGGGCAAGTGCTCGGCTTTTCCCGGTTCGGCATCTTGATCGGCGAAATTCTGCCCAATGTGCTCTGGGTCGTGCTTGGACTGTTTACGCTGGAGCTGGGACTGGCCGTCGTCATTGAGGCGATCCTGTCCTTTGTCGGGCTTTCGGTGTCGTCCGACACGCCGACCTGGGGCGGAATGATCGCGCAGGGGCGCGGCATCATCTATCAGGCCTGGTGGGTGTTCGCCCTGCCGTTGGCGGGGTTGCTAGCAACGGTGCTGGCCTTCAACCAGCTTGGCGTTGGCTTGCGCCGGAGCCTTGATCCGGTGATGCAACGATGA
- a CDS encoding ABC transporter permease codes for MIFLIAKRAGMAAITLFGVAVVVFILLRVAPGDPIAMMIGPGATAEDIARLRASYGLDQSLFNQFWIWLGSLIQGDFGTSISRRVDVGQLLLERLPATIELALMALLVAVLLGGAIAIVGTLVRRHWSSGALDGVNGLLLAIPEFVWALALVLVLGVAFPVLPLSGRINPSLSTDFRTGFYLLESVLTLRFGLAGDLLRHMAMPVLALALPLAGIIARVLREALSEAMMQDYVTLARVKGMSEIRLVWSEALRNAIGPTLALTGVQFTFLIGGTVIVEKIFSYPGLGNMAIDAVINRDFPLIQGLVLMFGVLFILINLVVDFAVVAANPRLRHG; via the coding sequence ATGATCTTTCTGATCGCCAAGCGGGCGGGAATGGCCGCCATTACCTTGTTCGGCGTTGCGGTGGTGGTGTTCATCCTCCTCCGCGTCGCGCCGGGCGATCCCATCGCCATGATGATCGGGCCCGGTGCTACGGCCGAGGACATTGCGCGGCTGCGCGCTAGCTATGGTCTCGACCAGTCGCTGTTCAACCAGTTCTGGATCTGGCTCGGAAGCCTCATCCAAGGCGATTTCGGCACCTCGATTTCGCGACGGGTGGATGTCGGGCAATTGCTCCTGGAACGGTTGCCGGCAACGATCGAGCTGGCGCTCATGGCCTTGCTGGTCGCCGTGCTGCTGGGCGGGGCTATTGCCATCGTCGGAACACTGGTGCGGCGGCACTGGTCATCAGGGGCGCTCGATGGCGTAAACGGGCTGCTGCTCGCCATTCCTGAATTCGTATGGGCCCTGGCTCTGGTGCTGGTGCTCGGAGTGGCGTTTCCGGTCTTGCCACTTTCGGGACGCATCAACCCGAGCCTTTCGACCGATTTCCGGACCGGGTTCTATCTACTTGAGTCTGTTCTGACGCTGCGGTTCGGCCTGGCGGGTGATCTGTTGCGGCATATGGCGATGCCGGTTCTGGCGCTGGCGCTGCCATTGGCCGGCATCATTGCCCGGGTGCTGCGGGAAGCGCTGAGCGAGGCTATGATGCAAGATTATGTGACGCTGGCGCGGGTCAAGGGCATGAGCGAAATTCGGCTGGTTTGGTCGGAGGCCTTGCGCAACGCCATCGGGCCGACGCTGGCGCTGACCGGCGTACAGTTCACGTTTCTCATCGGCGGGACGGTGATCGTCGAGAAGATTTTTTCCTATCCGGGGCTGGGGAACATGGCGATCGATGCTGTGATCAACCGTGACTTCCCGCTGATCCAGGGCCTGGTGCTCATGTTTGGCGTCCTCTTCATTCTCATCAACCTCGTCGTCGACTTTGCCGTCGTCGCCGCCAATCCGCGGTTACGTCATGGCTGA
- a CDS encoding ABC transporter substrate-binding protein has product MMITRRAFLAAGSASVVAAALAGTLPSLAQDADTLTIAFNVNLPSFDPTSGASAVNPTIQAIYRTVFDQYIGQKPDLSFEPGILTEWGFNEDKTKVSMTVREGVLWHDGSPLTPEDVVWSIERAGDPANGNPVSSVWASIGNFTIDGNRIDGDVVAFDPTVFKWMAFLTGYVLPKAYFEEVGAEAFNQKPIGTGPYMVHAFESNAFLRLNANPDYWGPKPTFETVIFKFVTDATSRTAEIESGASDVTLEVSYEDYDRLRETEGLDGVAVPISDIGMIFLNNIGPMLDKNVRLAAHHAINKQAIIDRLLRGYGVAIDTLQAPEYEAYDASIKVGFDEAKAVELLAASGFSTDNPVRFPIQTTRGLKPKDYEMIQAIVGMWRRVGIEAEIQVYEIAQHYELRAADQLAPAAFYNWGDAIGDASASTGFAMFGPTPHSVWDTEDLDAMIAPLWTEKDEAARVAGWKAVDKYIAEEGYVIPLLQYVQPILFKSTLTVTPNTSGALQPSLIART; this is encoded by the coding sequence ATCATGATTACACGTCGCGCCTTTTTGGCCGCTGGCTCGGCCAGCGTCGTCGCTGCAGCTCTGGCCGGCACCTTGCCGTCGCTGGCGCAGGATGCCGATACGCTGACCATTGCCTTCAACGTCAACCTGCCCAGTTTCGACCCGACGAGTGGCGCCTCGGCGGTCAATCCGACGATCCAGGCGATCTACCGCACCGTGTTCGACCAGTATATCGGCCAAAAGCCTGATCTCTCGTTCGAGCCGGGGATCCTGACCGAATGGGGCTTTAACGAAGACAAGACTAAGGTCTCAATGACCGTGCGCGAGGGCGTGCTCTGGCATGACGGTTCGCCGTTAACGCCCGAAGACGTCGTATGGTCGATCGAGCGTGCCGGCGACCCGGCAAACGGCAATCCGGTTTCCAGCGTCTGGGCTTCGATCGGCAACTTCACCATCGATGGCAATCGCATCGATGGCGACGTCGTCGCGTTCGACCCGACCGTGTTCAAGTGGATGGCATTCCTTACCGGCTATGTGCTGCCGAAAGCCTATTTCGAGGAAGTGGGCGCCGAAGCCTTCAACCAGAAGCCGATCGGCACCGGGCCTTATATGGTCCATGCGTTCGAAAGCAACGCCTTCCTCCGCCTCAATGCCAATCCAGACTATTGGGGTCCAAAGCCGACATTTGAGACCGTCATCTTCAAGTTCGTGACCGATGCGACCAGCCGCACGGCGGAAATCGAGAGCGGCGCTTCGGATGTGACACTTGAAGTGTCCTACGAGGACTACGACCGCCTGCGCGAGACCGAGGGCCTCGATGGCGTGGCCGTGCCGATCTCGGACATCGGCATGATTTTCCTCAACAATATCGGGCCCATGCTCGACAAGAATGTGCGGCTTGCTGCGCATCACGCAATCAACAAGCAGGCGATCATCGACCGGCTGCTGCGGGGCTATGGCGTTGCCATCGATACGCTGCAGGCGCCAGAATACGAGGCCTACGATGCCTCCATCAAGGTGGGCTTCGACGAGGCCAAAGCGGTCGAGCTATTGGCCGCAAGCGGTTTTTCGACCGACAATCCGGTGCGCTTTCCCATCCAGACCACCCGCGGGCTCAAGCCCAAGGATTATGAGATGATCCAGGCGATCGTCGGCATGTGGCGCCGCGTCGGGATCGAAGCGGAAATCCAGGTCTACGAGATTGCCCAGCATTACGAACTGCGTGCCGCCGACCAGCTGGCCCCGGCCGCGTTCTATAACTGGGGCGATGCCATCGGCGACGCTTCGGCCTCCACCGGCTTTGCCATGTTCGGGCCGACGCCGCACTCGGTGTGGGACACCGAGGACCTCGACGCGATGATCGCGCCGCTCTGGACCGAAAAGGACGAAGCCGCCCGAGTCGCCGGCTGGAAAGCGGTCGACAAGTACATCGCCGAAGAAGGCTATGTGATCCCGCTGCTGCAATATGTACAGCCGATCCTGTTCAAGTCGACGCTGACCGTGACGCCGAACACGTCCGGCGCCTTGCAGCCGTCGCTGATCGCCCGAACCTGA
- a CDS encoding indolepyruvate ferredoxin oxidoreductase subunit alpha, with protein sequence MAERSFAREVEDLKLGAGEIFRGEGILAITKALLQSGVAYVGGYQGSPISHLMDVLADAKPVLDELGVHFESSASEATAAAMLAASVNYPLRGAVTWKSTAGTNVASDALTNLASSGVKGGALIILGEDYGEGSSIPQERSHAFAMKSQMWLLDPRPNLESIVKSVEDGFALSEASNTPVMLQVRIRACHVHGQFVAKDNKPPAYSMKEALENPVRDISRIVLPPMSITIHDKEKLNKRWPAAVDFIRDNKLNEFFGPEKGPVGIVLQGGMYNSVIRGLQLLGLADSYGNTAVPLYVLNVTYPLVDDELARFCQGKSAVLMVEEGHPDYLEQAVNTALRRRDIQTRVAGKDRLPMGGDYTASVLMNGIQSFLAEFAPPLLGNRPPVPSADAILATPEVAALADVVPARPAGFCTGCPERPIFAAMKLVEKELGTHHISADIGCHLFSILPPFNIGGSTMGYGLGPASASAFNVDAAKRPISVMGDGGFWHNGLSSSVGNAVYNKHDGVIMIVDNHYSAATGGQDILSSRAENPLRSTNNSIAKAVKGIGANWVRQIDRTYDVGKMRDTLKAALTSNEEGPRVIVASSECMLNKQRREKPLFSKSVKDGKRMVRERFGVDEDTCTGDHACIRLSGCPSLSLKHLDDPLRDDPVVAIDNSCVGCGNCGEVSEAAVLCPSFYRADIIYNPSATDRFMARVRSAIIGFFQQRRQARRVSFG encoded by the coding sequence ATGGCCGAACGTTCCTTTGCCCGCGAGGTGGAAGACCTCAAGCTCGGCGCCGGCGAGATTTTTCGCGGCGAAGGAATCTTGGCCATCACCAAGGCCTTGCTGCAATCGGGCGTCGCCTATGTCGGCGGCTACCAGGGCTCCCCGATATCGCACCTCATGGACGTTCTCGCCGACGCCAAGCCGGTGCTCGACGAACTGGGCGTCCACTTCGAATCGTCGGCCTCCGAAGCGACGGCAGCGGCCATGCTTGCCGCCTCGGTCAATTATCCCCTGCGCGGCGCCGTCACCTGGAAATCCACTGCCGGTACCAATGTCGCCTCCGACGCCCTCACCAATCTTGCCTCTAGCGGCGTCAAGGGTGGCGCGCTGATCATCCTCGGCGAGGATTACGGCGAAGGCTCCTCCATCCCCCAGGAACGCAGCCATGCTTTTGCGATGAAGTCGCAGATGTGGCTGCTTGATCCACGCCCCAATCTCGAATCCATCGTAAAGTCGGTCGAGGACGGATTTGCCCTCTCCGAAGCGTCTAACACCCCCGTCATGCTGCAGGTCCGCATCCGCGCCTGTCACGTCCACGGCCAGTTCGTCGCCAAGGACAACAAGCCACCTGCCTATTCGATGAAGGAAGCGCTGGAAAACCCGGTGCGCGATATCAGCCGCATCGTCCTGCCGCCTATGTCGATTACCATCCACGACAAGGAAAAGCTCAACAAGCGCTGGCCGGCCGCCGTCGATTTTATCCGTGACAACAAGCTCAACGAGTTCTTCGGCCCCGAGAAGGGTCCGGTGGGCATTGTACTGCAGGGCGGCATGTACAATTCGGTCATCCGCGGTCTGCAGCTGCTGGGCCTCGCCGACAGCTATGGCAACACGGCCGTCCCGCTCTATGTGCTCAACGTCACCTACCCGCTGGTGGATGACGAACTTGCGCGCTTCTGCCAGGGCAAGAGCGCCGTGCTGATGGTCGAGGAAGGCCACCCGGACTACCTCGAACAGGCTGTCAACACCGCCCTGCGCCGCCGTGACATTCAGACCCGCGTCGCCGGCAAGGACCGGCTGCCGATGGGCGGCGATTACACCGCCTCCGTGCTGATGAACGGAATTCAGTCGTTCCTCGCCGAGTTTGCCCCGCCGCTTCTCGGCAATCGCCCGCCCGTCCCGAGCGCCGATGCCATTCTAGCCACCCCCGAGGTTGCAGCGCTGGCCGACGTCGTCCCTGCCCGCCCCGCCGGCTTCTGCACCGGCTGCCCCGAGCGCCCGATCTTTGCCGCCATGAAGCTCGTGGAAAAGGAGCTGGGCACCCACCACATCTCGGCCGATATCGGCTGCCATCTCTTCTCCATCCTGCCGCCCTTCAACATCGGCGGCAGCACAATGGGCTACGGCCTTGGCCCGGCTTCCGCTTCGGCCTTCAATGTCGATGCTGCAAAGCGCCCAATCTCGGTGATGGGCGATGGCGGTTTCTGGCACAACGGCCTGTCGTCGAGTGTCGGCAACGCCGTCTACAACAAGCACGACGGCGTCATCATGATCGTCGACAATCACTATTCGGCAGCAACCGGCGGTCAGGATATCCTGTCATCCCGCGCCGAAAACCCGCTGCGCTCCACCAACAATTCGATCGCCAAGGCGGTCAAGGGCATCGGTGCCAACTGGGTCCGCCAGATCGATCGCACCTATGACGTCGGCAAGATGCGCGACACGCTCAAAGCGGCGCTGACCTCGAATGAGGAAGGGCCCAGGGTCATCGTCGCGTCGTCCGAATGCATGCTCAACAAGCAGCGCCGTGAAAAGCCGCTGTTCTCCAAGTCGGTCAAGGACGGCAAACGCATGGTCCGCGAACGCTTCGGCGTCGACGAAGATACCTGCACCGGGGACCACGCCTGCATTCGCCTGTCGGGCTGCCCCTCGCTCTCGCTCAAGCACCTCGACGATCCGCTGCGCGACGACCCCGTGGTCGCGATCGACAATTCCTGCGTCGGTTGCGGCAATTGCGGTGAGGTTTCGGAAGCGGCAGTGCTCTGCCCGTCGTTCTATCGCGCCGACATTATCTACAATCCGTCCGCCACCGATCGCTTCATGGCGCGCGTCCGTTCCGCCATTATCGGTTTCTTCCAGCAGCGCCGCCAGGCGCGTCGCGTAAGTTTTGGTTGA
- a CDS encoding indolepyruvate oxidoreductase subunit beta family protein, with translation MSTYERPITLAILAMGGQGGGVLADWVVSMAEAQGWVAQSTSVPGVAQRTGATIYYVEMLMPSEGRHPVLSLMPTPGDVDIVLAAEFMEAGRSMLRGIVTPDRTTLIASTHRSYAVGEKEVPGDGIGDPQVVVTAAGIAARHTIAFDMQELAEKNGSVISSALFGALAGSEVLPFPRSAFEDAIRAGGKGIEASLRAFGAAYERAQSGHTEPVVRRAENTLDMPPRSVGQPQLDKLLTRLHANLPEALRPMAYAGLRKVVDFQDARYGDEYLDQLEALYSLDLGANGLAHDLAFTETAAKYLANAMAYDDVVRVADLKTRASRFERVRKEVGARQEQLVYTTEYMHPRMEEVVGTMPERMGKWVLGNKKLYDGLDRFVNKGRRVRTGTVFWFMGLYVVSALKPMRRGMLRHRIEMDHIAAWLDLAKSHLSANYDLAVQVLATRRLVKGYSDTHSRGEAKFDRVLSAVPMLADRPDGGAWLSRLVQAALADEAGKALEGALSTVRTLQA, from the coding sequence ATGAGCACTTACGAACGTCCTATCACGCTTGCGATCCTAGCCATGGGCGGCCAGGGCGGTGGCGTCCTTGCCGATTGGGTCGTGTCGATGGCCGAAGCCCAGGGCTGGGTTGCTCAGTCGACCTCGGTGCCCGGCGTTGCCCAACGCACCGGCGCCACAATCTATTACGTCGAGATGCTGATGCCGAGCGAAGGCCGGCACCCCGTGCTTTCGCTGATGCCAACACCGGGCGATGTCGATATCGTTCTCGCGGCCGAGTTCATGGAAGCCGGCCGCTCCATGCTGCGCGGCATCGTCACCCCGGATCGCACGACGCTCATCGCCTCGACCCACCGGTCTTATGCCGTTGGCGAAAAGGAAGTGCCGGGCGACGGCATCGGCGATCCGCAGGTCGTCGTCACCGCCGCCGGCATCGCCGCGCGCCACACGATCGCTTTCGACATGCAAGAGCTCGCCGAAAAGAACGGCAGCGTGATTTCCTCGGCCCTGTTCGGCGCCTTGGCCGGCTCTGAAGTCCTGCCCTTCCCGCGCTCCGCCTTTGAAGACGCTATTCGCGCAGGCGGCAAAGGCATCGAGGCAAGCCTTCGCGCCTTCGGCGCCGCCTACGAGCGCGCCCAGAGCGGCCATACCGAACCGGTCGTCCGGCGCGCCGAAAACACCCTCGACATGCCGCCCCGGTCCGTTGGACAGCCGCAGCTCGACAAGCTGCTCACCCGCCTTCATGCGAACTTGCCCGAAGCATTGCGCCCTATGGCCTATGCAGGCCTCCGCAAGGTGGTCGATTTCCAGGACGCCCGCTACGGCGACGAATATCTCGACCAGCTCGAAGCCCTTTACAGCCTAGATCTGGGTGCCAACGGCCTCGCGCACGATCTGGCGTTCACCGAAACGGCCGCCAAATACCTCGCCAACGCCATGGCTTATGACGACGTGGTGCGCGTCGCCGATCTCAAGACGCGTGCCAGCCGCTTCGAGCGCGTGCGCAAGGAAGTCGGCGCCCGTCAAGAACAGCTGGTCTACACCACCGAATACATGCACCCGCGCATGGAAGAAGTCGTCGGCACCATGCCTGAGCGCATGGGTAAATGGGTCCTTGGCAACAAGAAGCTCTACGATGGCCTCGATCGCTTCGTGAACAAGGGACGCCGCGTGCGCACCGGCACCGTATTTTGGTTCATGGGCCTTTACGTCGTGTCCGCCCTCAAGCCGATGCGCCGCGGCATGCTGCGCCATCGCATAGAAATGGACCACATCGCCGCCTGGCTTGATCTGGCGAAAAGCCATCTCTCGGCCAACTACGATCTGGCAGTGCAGGTTCTGGCGACACGGCGTCTGGTGAAGGGGTACTCCGATACCCATAGCCGCGGCGAAGCTAAATTCGATCGGGTGCTTTCCGCTGTGCCCATGCTGGCTGATCGCCCCGACGGCGGCGCCTGGCTGAGCCGGCTGGTTCAGGCAGCTCTGGCGGACGAAGCCGGCAAGGCTCTGGAAGGCGCACTCAGCACCGTTCGCACCCTCCAGGCTTAG
- a CDS encoding MarR family winged helix-turn-helix transcriptional regulator: MAKYLIGSLRQSSDSRLPSLGEIGLNQFAPYLINRLSASYSAHLQEVLKNSGLTTAKMRALSILTISPGLTVNELAYLAVVEQSTMSRTLDALEGQGFVRRQSRSDDMRVRELYITEVGRTAFAEAWPLLYGLYADLFEGVEADEYDRFVDTLHKVLRNMDKRLGSETTADDPAD; the protein is encoded by the coding sequence GTGGCGAAGTATCTGATTGGCTCCTTGCGGCAGAGCAGTGACAGCCGGCTGCCCAGCCTGGGCGAGATCGGGCTCAATCAGTTTGCGCCATACCTCATAAATCGGCTTTCCGCGAGCTATAGCGCGCACCTGCAGGAGGTGTTGAAAAACAGCGGCCTGACGACAGCCAAGATGCGGGCGCTGTCGATCCTGACCATCTCGCCCGGGCTGACGGTGAACGAACTCGCCTATCTGGCGGTGGTGGAGCAATCGACCATGAGCCGCACGCTTGATGCGCTCGAGGGGCAGGGATTCGTGCGGCGGCAGTCGCGCAGCGACGACATGCGGGTGCGCGAGCTCTATATTACCGAGGTGGGCCGGACAGCCTTCGCCGAAGCCTGGCCGCTGCTGTACGGCCTTTACGCCGACCTCTTCGAAGGCGTGGAAGCAGACGAATACGATCGCTTTGTCGATACGCTGCATAAAGTCCTGCGCAACATGGACAAGCGCCTGGGCAGCGAAACCACGGCCGACGACCCCGCGGACTAA
- a CDS encoding phytoene desaturase family protein, translated as MADADYIVVGSGINALVAAAMLGKKGNKALVLEREAVAGGCLRTEEITVPGFRHDVMATTFVLFITSPAYAALGPDLARHGLEFCHTDAPTAVVLPDNTSLVLSTDRARNLKTFGATDAMDGPAFQREMDRFGGDMGFVFGLLGGRLWSVDTLRMIGKELWKRGPRGLANFAGEALTPARAYLETRYRSEAMRALFAPWVLHCGLNPDSTYSGQMLKVIGFALEAAGAPIVKGGAANAVKAFSGLIAEQRGEIRTGSDVASVVLDGKGNATGVTLADGTTLRARKGVICSVAPGQLYDRFLAGQPKPAEVSEGVANFRYGKGDMQIHYALREPPQWIAQGLEKAALIHLTPGLDGVSKASNEAERGMLPAVPTICVGQPTALDPSRAPEGQAILWLQLPEAPRHIKGDAAGEIDIGADGKWTEAIRESYADRIEAILRQHIANFDTAVIKRTCYSPANLERMNINLVGGDPYGGYCGIDQFFVWRPLKTSVNHTTHVRNLYHIGAASHPGPGLGGGSGFLLAKALR; from the coding sequence ATGGCGGACGCGGACTACATCGTTGTCGGAAGCGGCATCAATGCGCTGGTCGCGGCCGCCATGCTGGGCAAGAAGGGCAACAAGGCGCTTGTCCTAGAGCGCGAGGCAGTGGCTGGCGGCTGCCTGCGCACGGAAGAGATTACCGTTCCGGGTTTCCGCCATGACGTAATGGCGACGACCTTTGTGTTGTTTATCACCTCGCCAGCCTATGCCGCGCTCGGCCCGGATCTGGCGCGGCACGGGCTCGAATTCTGCCACACCGATGCGCCGACGGCCGTGGTGCTTCCGGACAATACCAGCCTCGTGCTCAGTACGGATCGTGCGCGCAATCTCAAGACGTTCGGAGCCACCGATGCAATGGATGGTCCTGCGTTCCAGCGCGAGATGGATCGCTTCGGCGGCGATATGGGCTTCGTGTTCGGGCTTTTGGGCGGTCGTCTCTGGTCGGTCGATACCCTAAGGATGATCGGTAAGGAGCTTTGGAAGCGAGGGCCGCGCGGGCTTGCCAACTTTGCTGGTGAGGCGCTGACGCCAGCGCGAGCATACCTTGAAACCCGCTACCGCTCCGAGGCGATGCGGGCGCTTTTTGCGCCATGGGTGCTGCATTGCGGGCTCAATCCCGACAGCACCTATTCGGGGCAGATGCTAAAGGTCATCGGCTTTGCGCTGGAAGCGGCCGGGGCGCCGATCGTCAAGGGCGGCGCGGCCAATGCGGTCAAGGCCTTTTCCGGATTGATTGCCGAGCAGCGCGGCGAAATCCGAACCGGTTCCGACGTGGCTTCGGTCGTTCTCGACGGCAAGGGCAACGCCACGGGCGTGACGCTGGCGGATGGCACGACGCTTAGGGCAAGAAAGGGTGTCATCTGTTCCGTGGCGCCGGGCCAGCTATACGATCGGTTTTTGGCGGGGCAACCCAAGCCGGCAGAGGTCAGCGAGGGCGTCGCAAATTTCCGCTATGGCAAGGGCGATATGCAGATCCACTATGCGCTGCGTGAGCCGCCGCAGTGGATCGCGCAGGGGCTCGAAAAGGCCGCGTTGATCCACCTAACGCCTGGGCTCGATGGGGTATCCAAGGCATCCAACGAGGCGGAACGCGGCATGCTGCCGGCAGTGCCGACGATCTGCGTGGGGCAGCCGACGGCACTCGACCCGAGCCGGGCCCCGGAAGGGCAGGCAATTCTTTGGCTGCAACTGCCGGAGGCGCCGCGACACATCAAGGGCGATGCGGCAGGTGAAATCGACATCGGGGCGGACGGGAAATGGACCGAGGCGATCCGGGAATCTTACGCCGATCGCATCGAGGCCATATTGCGCCAACACATTGCTAATTTCGACACGGCAGTCATCAAACGAACCTGCTATTCGCCGGCCAATCTCGAGCGGATGAACATCAATCTTGTCGGTGGCGATCCCTATGGCGGCTATTGCGGCATCGACCAGTTCTTCGTCTGGCGTCCCTTGAAGACCTCGGTCAACCACACTACTCATGTGCGCAATCTCTACCACATCGGTGCGGCCAGCCATCCCGGCCCCGGTCTTGGTGGCGGTTCCGGCTTCCTCCTCGCCAAAGCCCTGCGCTAG